From the genome of Bacteroidales bacterium:
GACTTTGTTTTCCTGTAGCTGCTCTTCGACAGGTGTCGGTACCGGGGTATCCCAATCGGTGTCATCCCACTGGTTATCCGGCAGGTTTCCTGATTTTAAACGGCTGAAACTTTGTGCCTGACTCACCAGTATTTTCCTGCGGCTGTCCATATTGCCGGAGGGATCGTAGCTGAAACGTACTTTACGGGTGGCGGGAAGGGTTTCCTGGTAGGGTTGTGCGGTAACCTGTCCGCCGTAAGCGCCCAGGTCGTTGCGGACGGTACCTCGTGCGGGTGGGATGTTCCGGTCGTTCCAACCGGCTGCAGGATCACCCATGTCGATGCACGGGGAGCTGGCCGTCAACTGGTATTTACCTGACGGTGGGTCCACAAATCCGGGAACGGCATTGATGATCCCGGCGCCGGTGTTGATCGTTCCGCTGTGACGGAAGATACTGCCGCTGCCACCCTTGATGTTGGTGTAGCTGACGTTAAGGATCGAGGCGCTGACTTCCAGTTCGTTCGCATAAGAGGAATTGTACAGGATACTGTTCTTTACTTCAAGGGTGGAGTTGGAAGAGACCAGGATAGAGGCGCGCTCGCTGCCCAGTCCATCGGACAGTGTCACATTGTGGAAACGGGCATTGCTGATGTTATTGTGGATACGCACGTCCAGACCTCCAAAACTGGTGTTGCCGTAGATGAGCACATTGCGGACAGTGGGGGCGGAACTGTGCAGGGCGGCGATGGCCGAAACGCTGCTTGCCGTATTACCGGTAATGATCAGGTCGGAGAGTACCGGGTTGGCATTGTCAAACAGGTAGATACCGGCACCATGATGGTCGGGGTAAACAGTGGAAAGGGCGCTGCCGCCGGTCAGCGTGAAGCCGCACAACAGGGTACTGGCGGTTTCACGGCGGGTCATCATGATGACCCGCCCGCGGCCTCCGGCATCGATGATGGTGGACGCGGGATCGTGGGGATTACCGACTACCTGGACGCTCTTGCCGTTGAAATCGAGGCATTCGGTATAGCGGCCTTCGCCCACCTTGATGCCCTGTCCGCTGGTGGAACGGTTGATGGCGTACTGGATGGTACGGAAGGGAGCTGTTTCGGTACCGGGGTTACTGTCACTGCCCTCCACGGAAACATACCAGTGGTAAACCGATGGAAGGGATAGGACACTCATGCGGATGGACTCCGTATAACCGGTTAGCTGCAGCTGTTGCATCCTTTGCTGGAAACTACGCTTGATAGCGGTGGAATCGTCAGCAGAGAAAACATGTTCCCGGGCACAGACAGACGGAACAGGCTGCCATAAAATGACCATACAGAAAATAGCGGTTAATTTTCCCTGAATAGATAAATGTCTCATTCGTTTCATCGATAGATATTTTACAGTTTTAATACACATTATAATCCAGAAATAGCCTCTCCTCAGAAAGGCATGGCTGTGACTTTTTATTCATCCGGTATGTATCCCTGCAATTTGTGTTTTTCTCCCTCTGTCGGTCAATTTAGTACCTTAATCCAACAACTCATTGCAATAACATCATTGTACGGTGCAAATATTACCAATAAAAATTTAATGACAAAATTTTTGTTGAGTATCTGTGAAATTTTTCAAATGTTAAACATTTCCCCCTCATCTGAAAAACCCACTCTTCATATACACGGGCAAAATAAAAAATCATTATTTTTGTTGAAAAAATCAAGTAATATAAAACAATTAATGTCACATTTACTGAACGTAATCAACATTGGTCAATGTGACTTAAGAAAACAATAAATAGCACTGAGTGCTTATTCATTCATTAGCAATGTTATTGACAGTACCTTTTAAAAACAGCGCCATCAGCGTAAGCGATGAGGGTAAAGGAAATGTAGTGGTTTTGCTACATGGTTACCTGGAAAGCCTCGATATCTGGGACGGCTTTTATGAAAGGCTCACATCCCGTTACCGTGTAGTCAGGATAGATATTCCCGGCCATGGCAGGTCCGGAGTAGTAGCGAAAATCCACACCATGGACCTGATGGCTGAAGCTGTCGAAACGGTATTGCAATACCTGGAAATAGAAAAATGTGTGCTGGTGGGCCATTCAATGGGTGGATATGTTACACTGGCATGCCTGGCCCGTTTTTCGAAACGTCTGGCGGGAATCTGCCTGTTCCACTCCTCTCCTTTCGCCGACACCGAAGAAAAAAGGGCTTCCCGCACCAAAGAGATCAAACTGGTGGAAGGAGGAAAACTGATCCTGATCTGCAATACCAATATTCCTAACGGATTTGCCACTGATCATCTGGAGAAAATGGCTGATAAACTGGAATTTGCAAAAGAAGTAGCCAGAAGGTCAACTCCCGAAGGCGTGATCGCTATCCTGGAAGGTATGCGTTCCCGTCCCGACAGACAGGAATTACTGAAGAAGAACCGCCTACCCGTCCTTTTTATCTTAGGAAAGAAGGATAATTATATTTCTTTTGATAAACTGGCTCCGATCGCTGCATCTTTTCCACATTCAACTGTGTCTGTACTTGAGGAATCGGGACATTCCGGTTATTTTGAAGAACCTGAAAAATCGGCCGGATTCATTTTATCATTCCTGGATGAATGCTATCAATAAGTTATTTTACATAATAAAGCCAATCATGAATATACCAACTTTAAAGAAAACAGGGGTTACCTGTTTAACCATACTGCTTTGCAGCATGCTGTATGCTAAAGATCCGATAAAGGTATTGATCATTACGGGACAGAATAACCATAACTGGCAGGAAAGCAGTGTTATCTTACACAGATACCTGAATGAAAGCGGCTTATTCAGAGCGGATATGGCCGTTTCCCCCAAACAAGGAGAAAATATGTCGTCTTTCCGTCCTGACTTTTCAGCATATCAGGCCGTAGTACTGGATTACGTGGGAGATGCCTGGCCCGATGAAACCAATGCCGCTTTTCTGGATTACGTAAAAAATGGCGGCGGAGTGGTCGTATACCATGCAGCGGATAATGCGTTCCGGAAATGGGAAGCATACAACGAAATAATTGGTCTGGGAGGATGGGAAGGCCGGAATGAAACAGATGGTCCTTATGTATACTGGCAAAATGACAGGGAAATTCGTGACAATAGTCCCGGAATCGGAGGAAGTCATGGCAGGCAACATGAATATACAGTGAAAGTGAGGAACAAAAAACATCCGGTCATGAAAGGATTACCTGAGACATGGACACATGCCCAGGACGAATTGTATGACCGCTTACGGGGTCCTGCCAAGAATATGACCGTACTGGCCACTGCTTATTCCGATAAGTCTACAGGCGGGACAGGCCGCGATGAACCTGTGCTGATGACCATTCGTTGGGGTAAAGGACGTATTTTTCATACGGTACTGGGCCATGTCGGAAACGAAAAAACACATCCGGCCATAGAATGTACTGACTTTATCGTTACTTTTCTTCGCGGGACAGAATGGGCAGCTACAGGAAAGGTAACCCAGAAAGTCCCTGCGGATTTTCCAAAATAATTTGATTGACGGAAAAAGAAATAAGTAATTTGAAAATAGGTTGTGAGTCACAATCAATTCAGGTCAGTCTGTTTTTCTTATTCTTTTTATTTGCTTCGCCGTATGATACCGCCTTTGTTACTCACTTTGTTATTCGCTATCGCTCATGAGAACGCTCCGCTTAGTTCGTTCGTGAGATCGGCTACGCCTAAGTTGATGCCGCAAAAAGAATCAAAAACGGCTTGACGCTAAGAACCCGGTTACTCCCTCCAGTCGTGATGGCTTCGCCGTTCACCTGACGGCTTCACTCAAACAGCATAGCGCCGATAAGGAGCCTGCGGCAATTATTTATGGGCAAAATTACCCAGTCGCATTACTCACGGAGAGTGATATTATGCTTATTCTGTGCAAATTAATCCTTATCTTTACATCGAACTCACGTTAAATTATAATACCTGTAAAGAACCTATAATTCCTTATTTATCAGATAAACCTTCTTCATACAAAGAATAGATAAAGGATATATCTAATTCATCAATAGTATTCCCGATATATTTTATCATCATAAAATTTCTGGAAAACCGGTTCATCACAAAAAAATATGGGCAGGATAATCGATTTTTGCCAGGTATAGTCCCTGAGGCGGGACGGATGTTCCGGCAGCCCCCCTGTCTTTGGCTTCAATGATCTGCCGCATATCTTCAGGAGGTCGTTTTTCCAATCCGATCTCGATCATGGTCCCTACAATTGCCCGTACCATATTCCTTAGAAAACGATTGGCCGTAATCGTAAAACATAATTCTTTCTTCTCTTCATCCAATTTCCAAAATGCTTCCGAAATATTACACAGGTTGGTCGAAGCGTTTCCATGAAGTTTGGAGAAACTTGTGAAATCAGTATACTGGAAAAGAACCATGGCCGCTTCATTCATTTTCATAACGTTTAAATCCTTATAGAAATGATAAGCCAGATCAGAAGTAAAAGGATTCTTCTCTATGGCAATCCTGTAATGATAAGTACGGGCTGTTGCATCGAATCGGGCATGAGCATCCGGAATGACCGGAATGACATGGTAAAAAGCGATTTCTTTCGGGGTCAGCTGATTCAACTTATACCTAAAATGGGTATCGGTATGCAGGCCATTATTGGTGGAATCAAAATGCGCCACATAATATGAAGCATGCACGCCGGCATCCGTTCTTCCGGCTCCTGTTACACGAACCGGCTCCTGCAGTAATAAGCCGAGAACACGCTCTATCTCCTCCTGTACGGTTACACCATTGGGTTGTAACTGCCAACCACAGAAAGGAGTACCCTTATATGCCAACTCTATAAAATAACGATAAAGCGGAGACACAAGGCAAATCTATTCTAAAAAGATTTCAATAACAGGTACCTCTACATTCGGACGCTCTACGGGAAGCGTCAGGATAACGTCGTTTTCTCCGGACGTTTCAGTAGTATGGCTGCCCGGCCTGGTAGATGTCCTGAACTTGATTTCCGAAGCATCATTCAATAATTGTGCGTATTTGAACTTCCCTTTGAATCCCGGAAGGTGTAATGATTTGAAAGGCCATTCAAGAACATGGATATATAATCTTTTGGTCGTGGGATTATATGTCATCAGGCAATTCTGGGGAGCCGTAAATTCGTCAGGAGCCTGTGTACAACCGTAAACAGAACGGCTATGGAACCTCATCCATTTACCGATCCCATCAAGGCGATCATCGGCACGATCATCGAACACACCACGTGCTGTCGGTCCGACATTCAATAATAAATTGCCTCCTTTACTGACCGTTTCTATCAGCATCACGATCAATTGATGGATACTTTTCCAGGTATATTCATCACGGTAATATCCCCAGGAGCCGGAAAAGGTCTGGCAGGTTTCCCATGGAACACGTTCACCTCGAACGGTGGGCCATTCCTGAGGCATAAATTGTTCGGGAGTTACAAAATCCCATCCCCAGTCGGTATGATTAAGATCCATCCGGTTATCCACAATAATGTTCGGCTGTAATTGACGGATCAGCTTCATCAAACCTTCCGAATCCCAGTCTTCATGACCTTTTCCTCCTTCCCCAGGATAAGAGAAATCCATGAATAGCTCGTCAATACGTCCGAACTGTGTCAGCAATTCTGTCAATTGGTTTTTCATGTATTGCTGGTATTTTTTCATATCCCGGCCTTCGTTGGCTGCTTTTCTCTCTTCCTGGCCAGCCGGAACGGGAGGATGTGAACGATCATAAGCAAAATGAGGATGGTGCCAGTCTATCAGGGAATAATAAAACCCAATGCGCAATCCTTCTGCACGGAAAGCGTCGACCAAAGGTTTGATCAGGTCTTTTTTGTAGGGGGTATTGGTTACTTTATAATCAGTGTATTTGGTATCCCAAAGACAAAAACCATCATGGTGTTTGGTGGTAATGACCACATATTTCATACCTGCTTTCCTGGCTTTTGCCGCCCATTCTTTGGGATTATACAGATCGGGATCGAAATGATCGAAATATTTCTGGTAATCAGCAGCGGGAATCCGCTCCCGGAGTTGTACCCATTCATGACGTGCCGGCAAAGCATAGATTCCCCAATGGATGAACATACCGAACCGGTCATGGGTCCACCATGCCATACGTTTTTCTTTCTGTTCCTTTGTCTCCCTGGCCCAGGAAGGAGTGTCCTGTGCCGAGATATTTCTTATGGTAATTCCCAGAATAACCAATATTCCAAAAAATAAGATGGTCTTTTTCATGTGAATAAAATTTATTACGCTTCCGCTCCATGAGAACGCTAGCGCTAAGTTGATTTTCAATGGTCATATAGAACCTACATTTTTTATTTATCTTTTTTGTCGGATTTATGACCATGAGGATTTCATATGGGTATAATGATTGAATAGGTTGGTTTAATGATCATTGAATTTCGAAAGTTATAGCATTGGTTAAGGTGCGATATAAAATGAGGTAAATTTTATCTGTTTTTGAAAGCATTTCTCCATCAAGTAGGAATAAGACGGCCCGTCGTCGTTATCGGCAAAGCCGCTCAATTATTTTTGCATGATCGATCAATCGGTTACCACAGGATATGATTCCCCTCCTTATCATCAATTACTGTTTTTAAATGATAAAGACCACATTAAGTAACGTATATCAGATTATTTGAATGAACGTAATGCTTCATCCCTATTGTCTATAATAGTGAAAGACTGATGTAGTTGTAAAACTTTAAACAGTTTTAAGGCCGATTCATGAACATTACAGAAAATAATTCGGCCACCGGTATTTCGGGCTTCTTTTGAAAGAGCCAGAAAAGCGGCGAATCCCGAACTATTTAAAAAATGAATCCCATCCATATTGATCAGGATTTTCGTACCCGGCTGTTCAAATAACTGTAACAATTTCGTTTTTACCGTTTCACTTAAGAAAACATCCAATCTTTGTGTATTTTTAAACGTCACCTCATAAACATCATCAACCGTATTTATATCTATCATAGTTTAATGATTTTAGTTAATTAGCTATTCAGATTGCATCAAAAATGCTTTTAATTCAACATTTACTATGTCTGTCAAAGCATTAAAACGATCAATGCTTGATTGGGTCTTACCGGGATCTCTGGCTTCTTTAGTCAAAGATTCTAATTCTATCATCTCACTTGCCATAGAATCAATTCCCATTACTAAAGCAGAGGACTTCGTTTTGTGCGCCAACCGGCTTATTTCAATCCAATTCTTTTCTTTCATCAACTGGCTGAACTCTCCCCGTATTTCAGTAAGCTGATCGAGAAACAATTCAACCATTTCTTTCATCATTTCGCGATCGCCTCCGGTCATCTGATATAAATATTCCAGATTTGTTATCATACATTACCAAAATAATGGTGTAAAATTATCACTTTTTATAAATAAAACCATACTTTTGAATGTTTTTAATGAGTAATACTGTTGATACATCAATAACAATAGGATGAAGCAAATCGTTATTTTCGCATCCGGCTCGGGCTCAAATGCCCAGCAAATTACTGAATATCTTCTAAAAAAAGGAACAGCACGTGTTGTAAGAATATACAGCAACCGGGCAGATGCCTATGTATTGGAACGGGCAAAAGAATTGAATATTCCGACCCGTGTTTTCGGAAAAGAAGAATTCGATTATTCTGATGTCATTTTAAATGAACTAAAAGAAATAACACCTGATTTAATTGTGCTTGCAGGATTCTTGTGGAAAATTCCGGAAAAAATAGTCCGGGCCTTTCCCGGTAAAATTATCAATATTCATCCGGCACTACTTCCGAAATATGGCGGAAAAGGAATGTATGGCGATAAAGTGCATCAGTCTGTCATAGAAAATAAAGAAAAAAAATCGGGAATAACGATTCATTATGTAAATGAAAATTATGATGAAGGAGCTGTTATCTTACAGGCAGAATGTCCGGTAACAGATGAGGATACTCCGGAAACACTGGCAAAAAAAGTCCATACATTAGAATATAAATATTATCCGGAAACCGTAGAGAAATTATTATTAAAAAAGTAATTCCCGGAAACTGATATGATAAGATATTTGGCCTGCTGATAAATAAGCGGATTGTCTTATCTTTGCCCTACTGAATAAATACTCATCTCAGAAAAAGTTTGTAATACTAAATTTCATAACCATATGTCACATAATTTATTAAAAGGGAAAAAAGGCTTGATATTCGGAGCTTTGAATGATAAATCCATTGCCTGGAAGACAGCTGAACGTGCTTTTGAAGAAGGAGCAACGATCGTCCTAAGTAATACTCCTGTTTCATTAAGAATGGGAACGGTTAATGAGTTAGCTGAAAAATGCGATACCATAGTAATTCCCGCTGATGCCACTAAAGTAGAGGATATCGAAGTAGTTATCGAACATGGGATGGAAAAACTCGGCGGTAAGTTTGATTTTGTATTGCATTCTATCGGAATGTCTCCTAATGTACGTAAAGGAAAAACATACGACGATCTGGATTACAATTATTTACTTCAAACGATCGATGTTTCAGCGGTTTCTTTTCATAAAATATTACAATCATGCCGTAAGATGGACGCCATTAATGAATGGGGATCTGTTGTGGCACTTTCGTATATAGCTGCACAACGCACTTTATATGGTTATAATGATATGGCAGATGCCAAAGCCATGTTAGAATCCATTGCCCGCAGTTTCGGTTATATATATGGCCGTGAAAAGAAAATCCGGATCAATACCATATCACAATCCCCGACCATGACTACAGCCGGAGGCGGGATCATGGGCTTCGACAACCTGATGGATTTTGCAGACCGGATGTCACCTTTAGGAAATGCCACTGCGGATGAATGTGCCGATTATATTGTCATGCTCTTCTCAGACCTGACCCGAAAAGTCACCATGCAAAACCTGTATCATGATGGAGGCTATTCCAGCATGGGGATGAGTCTCAGGGCCATGCAAATATACAATGAAGGGCTTGAATATCAAGATGTAAAGAAATACTAGAATCTTAAAGTTTTATCTTTGACCCCAGGTAAAATCTTTCTGTACGGATTATGTTTCCTTATTATTATCTTTCTGATCTCATTGGTTTTTCCTACTGATGGATGGAAGATAAAAAACCATATTTTCTATTTTCCTGATCACACTTCATGGTACCCGGATAA
Proteins encoded in this window:
- a CDS encoding alpha/beta hydrolase, whose amino-acid sequence is MLLTVPFKNSAISVSDEGKGNVVVLLHGYLESLDIWDGFYERLTSRYRVVRIDIPGHGRSGVVAKIHTMDLMAEAVETVLQYLEIEKCVLVGHSMGGYVTLACLARFSKRLAGICLFHSSPFADTEEKRASRTKEIKLVEGGKLILICNTNIPNGFATDHLEKMADKLEFAKEVARRSTPEGVIAILEGMRSRPDRQELLKKNRLPVLFILGKKDNYISFDKLAPIAASFPHSTVSVLEESGHSGYFEEPEKSAGFILSFLDECYQ
- a CDS encoding alpha-L-fucosidase; this translates as MKKTILFFGILVILGITIRNISAQDTPSWARETKEQKEKRMAWWTHDRFGMFIHWGIYALPARHEWVQLRERIPAADYQKYFDHFDPDLYNPKEWAAKARKAGMKYVVITTKHHDGFCLWDTKYTDYKVTNTPYKKDLIKPLVDAFRAEGLRIGFYYSLIDWHHPHFAYDRSHPPVPAGQEERKAANEGRDMKKYQQYMKNQLTELLTQFGRIDELFMDFSYPGEGGKGHEDWDSEGLMKLIRQLQPNIIVDNRMDLNHTDWGWDFVTPEQFMPQEWPTVRGERVPWETCQTFSGSWGYYRDEYTWKSIHQLIVMLIETVSKGGNLLLNVGPTARGVFDDRADDRLDGIGKWMRFHSRSVYGCTQAPDEFTAPQNCLMTYNPTTKRLYIHVLEWPFKSLHLPGFKGKFKYAQLLNDASEIKFRTSTRPGSHTTETSGENDVILTLPVERPNVEVPVIEIFLE
- a CDS encoding T9SS type A sorting domain-containing protein — translated: MKRMRHLSIQGKLTAIFCMVILWQPVPSVCAREHVFSADDSTAIKRSFQQRMQQLQLTGYTESIRMSVLSLPSVYHWYVSVEGSDSNPGTETAPFRTIQYAINRSTSGQGIKVGEGRYTECLDFNGKSVQVVGNPHDPASTIIDAGGRGRVIMMTRRETASTLLCGFTLTGGSALSTVYPDHHGAGIYLFDNANPVLSDLIITGNTASSVSAIAALHSSAPTVRNVLIYGNTSFGGLDVRIHNNISNARFHNVTLSDGLGSERASILVSSNSTLEVKNSILYNSSYANELEVSASILNVSYTNIKGGSGSIFRHSGTINTGAGIINAVPGFVDPPSGKYQLTASSPCIDMGDPAAGWNDRNIPPARGTVRNDLGAYGGQVTAQPYQETLPATRKVRFSYDPSGNMDSRRKILVSQAQSFSRLKSGNLPDNQWDDTDWDTPVPTPVEEQLQENKVTIYPNPTRGDLRVDITGNIPSGSMIYLYNSSGSPVRHWTNLSGSNQLDIPELPAGTYLMRLILGKEAGVWKIIKQ
- a CDS encoding enoyl-ACP reductase, which translates into the protein MSHNLLKGKKGLIFGALNDKSIAWKTAERAFEEGATIVLSNTPVSLRMGTVNELAEKCDTIVIPADATKVEDIEVVIEHGMEKLGGKFDFVLHSIGMSPNVRKGKTYDDLDYNYLLQTIDVSAVSFHKILQSCRKMDAINEWGSVVALSYIAAQRTLYGYNDMADAKAMLESIARSFGYIYGREKKIRINTISQSPTMTTAGGGIMGFDNLMDFADRMSPLGNATADECADYIVMLFSDLTRKVTMQNLYHDGGYSSMGMSLRAMQIYNEGLEYQDVKKY
- a CDS encoding Hpt domain-containing protein, which produces MITNLEYLYQMTGGDREMMKEMVELFLDQLTEIRGEFSQLMKEKNWIEISRLAHKTKSSALVMGIDSMASEMIELESLTKEARDPGKTQSSIDRFNALTDIVNVELKAFLMQSE
- a CDS encoding STAS domain-containing protein yields the protein MIDINTVDDVYEVTFKNTQRLDVFLSETVKTKLLQLFEQPGTKILINMDGIHFLNSSGFAAFLALSKEARNTGGRIIFCNVHESALKLFKVLQLHQSFTIIDNRDEALRSFK
- a CDS encoding ThuA domain-containing protein, which encodes MNIPTLKKTGVTCLTILLCSMLYAKDPIKVLIITGQNNHNWQESSVILHRYLNESGLFRADMAVSPKQGENMSSFRPDFSAYQAVVLDYVGDAWPDETNAAFLDYVKNGGGVVVYHAADNAFRKWEAYNEIIGLGGWEGRNETDGPYVYWQNDREIRDNSPGIGGSHGRQHEYTVKVRNKKHPVMKGLPETWTHAQDELYDRLRGPAKNMTVLATAYSDKSTGGTGRDEPVLMTIRWGKGRIFHTVLGHVGNEKTHPAIECTDFIVTFLRGTEWAATGKVTQKVPADFPK
- the purN gene encoding phosphoribosylglycinamide formyltransferase — encoded protein: MKQIVIFASGSGSNAQQITEYLLKKGTARVVRIYSNRADAYVLERAKELNIPTRVFGKEEFDYSDVILNELKEITPDLIVLAGFLWKIPEKIVRAFPGKIINIHPALLPKYGGKGMYGDKVHQSVIENKEKKSGITIHYVNENYDEGAVILQAECPVTDEDTPETLAKKVHTLEYKYYPETVEKLLLKK
- the truA gene encoding tRNA pseudouridine(38-40) synthase TruA gives rise to the protein MSPLYRYFIELAYKGTPFCGWQLQPNGVTVQEEIERVLGLLLQEPVRVTGAGRTDAGVHASYYVAHFDSTNNGLHTDTHFRYKLNQLTPKEIAFYHVIPVIPDAHARFDATARTYHYRIAIEKNPFTSDLAYHFYKDLNVMKMNEAAMVLFQYTDFTSFSKLHGNASTNLCNISEAFWKLDEEKKELCFTITANRFLRNMVRAIVGTMIEIGLEKRPPEDMRQIIEAKDRGAAGTSVPPQGLYLAKIDYPAHIFL